Part of the Zingiber officinale cultivar Zhangliang chromosome 8A, Zo_v1.1, whole genome shotgun sequence genome, ttttaaaaactatttgtcGCTCTACTTTAATTTATGATAGCACTTTATCCCGGTACATTTACCATTTCAGCCTTAGTACAATAGTGACTCAGCAGAGATTTTTTGGTCCGTAAATTATGGATCAGGAGATGGTCCACTATTGAGGACACATGATTTAGATGGATCACATCTTTAAATAGGTAGGATTCATTCAAATCAACGgtctaaaaaaataaatcatcccTTAGTCCACAAATTACGGATCAAGGACCCGTCCTCATAGTGACTGGGTCATATGCATGCATGACATACACACTCTTAGTTATATTTCCTTCTAAATCTTGATTTAGAATtgcattataataattataattttataattggtacaattataaaattataattgtaGTATTTATATAGTAATAATTACTACAGCTATAATaagtataattataattataatagttAATAATCGTAGCTGctattattatattataaaatcATATAAAAGCTACACCATatgaaaaaaaactttaataaagATCATCAAGTCCTTTTATAACCTTCGAAAaggatattattttaatataagactattataaatcaagaaattaATATGATATATGCATCTTTGAGttccttttaaataaattaatacgACTCTGGACCATTAAGTTTATTTTTGATAAACTAATCTGATTTCGAGTCGAGAAAATAATTTAATGTGTACATCTTTGAATTATTTTATGATaaactaatttaattttgaattaataaacTAATTCGATCTGTGCATATTCGAGTTCGTTTCTAATAAATCAATCAGAGTCTAGGTCTAGAAACTAAATTGGTATGTACATCTTTGAGTTCGTttctaataaataaatcaaaaattatcaaaaataataataattaatgttCAGAGCTTCCAAAAAAActctaaatgatatttttttaattcaaaatttagtcAGTAAGAATTTCATTCGATAATAAACATAGAGTTCTAgacaagttttaattttaaaaaatatctcgtTCTGATATTCGAAGAAAAATTATGATGTTTGAAAGTTTACTTTATTGTTCTGGTATTATTAATCATTCTCAATTATAGTTCTAGCAATAATGATTCTATAACTATTATAGTTATATGACAGCTCAATAATTATAACAGTTATAATTTTATAGACATTGACAATTTAATGGTAACAAATATGATATTGCAATAGCTACAGTTATAAAGCAGCTACGAGTTATATAATTATCCTAAACACTGATTTAAATGGGAAAATTagaaaaaagtaataaaaataaaCTGTTACTTTAGGATGAATGACAAATGCGTTATTTTTTAGGGATGAAACACCCTCTCGATAATAAATTAACTCCTTTTAACGATCCGTTAAAAAAAAGAACGcccttatattttttttcccCCAAAACTAAATACAGTAGTAAAACAATATATTACTTTTTGTCTTCCATAGCCCATAGTGTCGCTGGAGAAGCTAAGAAGAGACAAGAAAATCTTCAAACGCCATCGGCTACACTGGCCAAAAGGCCAAGTTGTTGCCCATCTTAATCACATTAATGGAGAGATCTAAATGCTGTCAGCAACCACTGCAGATATTTGTATTTTTTAAGTGAAAGGATAAATTAATTTATCGCAAGTGGGATGGAATACAATGACACTGGATATTCTCAAAtcaaaccttttttttttaagtaaaaaaaaaaaaaacaggaggTTTTCGTTTGTTATTACACGACGACGTCATCCATCACGCTATTGTATGAATATCCACAATTATTTTCTAAGGAAAAGTTTTCGTCCGCCAGGAACTCAGCGATCCTTCCGAGCTCCTCCCAGATGGTGTCTCGCTCGAAGTCGATCGAGTCGGGGCTCTGCTCCAAGCTCGGGCAGAGCGGGGGAGATTGATCCGACTGGGCCCCGCCGACATCGTCCACGTTCGCCACTTGGTTGTTTTCTTGGTAGTAGTTCTCGACCTGCAGCAGGTCCTCCACCGGAGACCCGCCAGCGGAGGAGCTGCAGCACATGTAGTCGTCCGGGTCGAAGCAGTTGGTGATGCTGCTGGATTCCGGCGGCGATTTCGTCGGCGTCGATGTCCTGTAGCTGTTTGGTTGCTTTTTGTACGAAGCGCTTCGCTGGAAGATTCTGCAGATCGTCCACACCTCCTGGAAAAATGATGAATTCTTGTTCAGTTTCGATAGTTTTGCCAAAGTTTTTTAATTGAAGATGATTAACGAGTTGAAATTAATTAGGCGAGTCGGCATTTTAGTTTAATCAGGTGAGACATTTTTGTTGACGGTTGACTGTGGGATTTTTTGGACTAACACCGCCTTTCATGATTCGAGGATCGATTCAATGAATCGCTTTCCAGAACAGTTCAAAGTCCACACTGAACCCTCTGGATCTCGGACTCTGGCGCAATTCATTTTCGTTAAAATATCCGCAAAGGAGAGATTTTTCCGGGGAGCTTACCGCTTCTTGCGTGCTTGCGGTGTTCTTGGAGGCGGCGGTGGCTGTACCAGCGCCGCCAGCGTTGGATTTACCGCCGGTGGGAAGGCGGAACTCGTGCATCATCCAGTCCGTCTTGGTGCCCTTCCCGGCGTGACCGCGGTAGTAAACCAGCGACTTCTTGAGGCCGATGCATTGGCCGGAGGCGTGGATCGGCCGGTCAATTCCGGTAGCCTTCCAGAAGCCGCAGCCGGTGACCCGGTTCGGACGGACGCTGTTCCGGTACTTCCTTCCTCGCCGGCAGAAGAAGTACCACTCCTTCTCCCCTGCCGTCGTCATCATCTCTGCTCgccaaaattaaaaagaaaagaaaaaacacaATCAATCATCTAAAAACACTTTATCTAAACCGATCACAAGGATCATCAATCTTAAGCAATTACTTGGTAAATCCCAAGGCTCGTGCTTGTAGATGTCCATCTCCTTGATGATCTCAATACTGAGCCGCTTCTTCTCCACCTTCCGCCGGAGGTAGAACCCGACGAGCTCCTCGTCGGTGGGGTGGAATCTGAATCCCGGAAGCATTGCGTCGTCCTCCTCCACTTCAGCTGCCGGCGCCGGCGCCTCGTGATCCTCTGCTCTCTCCaccttcttcatcttcctcttctcttgAATTTCTTCGGTTGAATTCCTTCGTATCAAAGTGGGAATCAGCTAGGgagataaaaacataaaaggatcTTTCTCCGAGAAGGAAATCAGGATGATGGAGTTACTAAGCTCTGCCctcccttatatatatatatatacgatggTTCCTCACCATGGACTTCTTCAAAGTTGATCAACGtacataaagaaaataaaaataacaaattgAATCGGGAGAGATGCATGAAAGCGacattattatcattttttttaacccGATTAATCTATTTCCAAAGATAAATCTTGAAAGCGCATTGTTACTGTCCAGAAGACGGGGCCGATGACGAAAGTAGGAGCGTTGACGGAGGAGTATTATGCTATAGGACACGAAAATACGTGGCAGGTTGTAGGTCTTCGAACGGATCGCTAAGGGGAGATGCTTTCATTAGGTAAAAGAAGGTTTTGTAGTTTATACGAGGTAGAgtatcataatattttttttatgaataattattaattttttataaatagttatgattttttttttttgccgcaTCGTTCCATGGCAATAGTCATTGGGGTCGATCAATATTAAATTGAAAGTTATGCCTATGAGAAattaggattgaaccttgaagatCCGATTGATACTTAGATCGATCGGTATCAGATTGAGAGTTGTGTGTCGTGAAAAGTAATGGGCTGAGCCCTAGGGTCTAGTCGACACTTGAACCGCCTGGGAGGAGTATGAGATCTATGCCTATGAGAAGTGAGGGGCTAAGTCATGGGGTACGATCGATGCTTAGGTCGATCGGGAATAGACTTGAAGTTGTGTCCATGAGAAGTGATGGGTTGAGCCCTGGGGTTCGGTCGTCACTGGGTCTCCCGGTAGGAGATTAGAAGTTGTGCCCATGAGAAATAATGGGTTGAGCCCTGGGGTTCGGTCGACACTTTAGCCGATCGGGAGCAGACTGGGAACTCTTCCCATGAGAAGTAATGGGCTGACCCTGAGTCTGGCCGACGCTTGGGCCGACCAGGAGCAGACTGGGAGCTCTGCCTATGCGAAATGATGGGCTAAGCCCTAGGGTCCGGCCGACGCTTGGGTCGCTCGAGAGAAGATTGAGAGTTGTGCCTATAAGACGGAGAGTCAAGTCCATGAAGAAATGATTTGTTTGGATATGTACTCTCCGACCTTAATTGCCACCTCTTGACTTTTGACGgtcacatccccttgactatTGATCTCACACTATTCCTAGGGCCACCCATTATATGTCATATCACAAActtccctttcaagtctagtcgaaggagattcATGACCGATTGACTAGACTCGAGTCCAACCGTTGTTCTACAATTCAATTGGGCGATAACTCTAATAGTCTTTCCTCAATATTACTAGTAATTATCTTTTTTGAAAAAGTGCTTGTCAATAGTTTTAAATGCAAGGTAGGGCACCGGTGATAGTGTATTAGTGCAATTATTTGATTGTTTCGTCCATTATAAATGTCGTTTTACGGGCAATTATCATGTGTCTTACCAACTTCATTTTGATGCAATGGTTAACGTACGCCTTTTCATATGAATTTTAAATAGTAATTCGCCTCCCCAGATCTGATGGTTACCCTCAACAAGGCCATTTTAATTAGACGATTCAAGCTTTAAAGCACCCTCAGGGCCCTCATTAAAACTCTAAGTGCTGCAGAACACAATCTATTCGCATTTTGTCTCTTCAACTTTCAGCTCCAATGATTCTTACAGCTTGCGATCCTTTCCCTAAGACCTCCCTCGTAAGTGTTCTTTCTTGACCTTTCCCCCCTCTCTTTCGCTCTTCGATGGCTCAAGAAACTTTCGCTTCCTGGTATGTCACCTTCCATTTTGATTTTGATAGTTGTGACCTCGAGTTGGCCCGGATAAACCTAGAGATTCCCAAGACCTTCCGTATTCGCATTCCTGACACTCAAGATCGCCCTCATAGTCCTCCTCCTAACTTTGTCAAGTTTTTCAAAGATCAGCATCAGGCGAGTCTATGATTTCCCATCCCCCAATTCTTCCCTGAGATAAGTCAATATCTCCATATTCTACTTTCTCAATTCACTCTCAATGCCTTTCACGCGATATATGACATGACAATCTTATGTTGTCTATATGATATCCCCTTGTCCCCTCATACTTTCCATCATTTCTATTACCTAAAGAAGTCGGAGACTGGGGTCTTTATGGTCCAATCTAGACCTAAGGCAGTTTTCTTTCAGAAAATGCCTTCCTTGAACAAGAGATGGAAATCCCACTTCTTTTTCATCCAAGCACCTGACCCCATACTTTGGTAGATCAAGTGGTGAGCTGATCTTCCTTTTTCTTCTGAGTTAGAAGACCATCAACATGCACTTGCATGCACTACTGCTTCGGAGAAATTGGCAGATGTGCAATTCTATACCTCACTACTATGAGAAAGCCTTCTTTGCTTGTTTGGACTGAGTCCCGTCTGAACAACACTTTCCTCCTCCTTTGGTAAGCCTAGGTAACTTTGCCCATACATTCTCACTACTTGAGGCCCTTTGTTTTTTTGAGCAGAGGACATCATGTTCAGGGCCTATGCCCTTGATTCTCTACAGTTAGGGAAGTGTGTATAAGTGTTGCTTGGATATTTCTTATTTCTCTTACCTTCTGGGAGCAGAGATGTTTATAtagccttgcttggagaacctGGAAGGATTCCAAGCGCCTAGAATGAGATAATATTTTATCCCCGACGGAACGGCATGTGCTACATCAAATTTGGCTAAGAATTGGGTTCTGGGTGCCCGGAGTCCGGGCGTCCTGAGCACCAGAAATCATCTTTTGCTGATTTTTGGTCCCGGTCTGCTGCTTCGGTTCCGCTTgcatcggtccgggtcttccactctggcgCCGTTCGCTTGGAAGATTTtgaccatccgaaatagggctcacccgaatccaacttccggccttctcctcgagcaagcttccgctttggcttctcgtccctcggattcgTTGCATGCTTCCTTTtcatccgccagcatactcttctgcagctttTCGTCTCTCAGACaactgcatcttttgctcctcgagctaTCTTctactctgacttctcgtccctcggaaacaccactgttggttggtcctaggaagatcgtaccagtttcactgtacaaaaattttgtaaaagtgtcgaacctttcctaaacaacctattgtgttctttagaaattaaattaggaatcacaaacagaacttaacattattgattccaaatttaacttatctgttcttaatggtttagacttggatcgcaagcggaacttaacactattgatccaaatccacctatgctataaattcaattaaatattaatttccaaaattggcttccaggttaaacatggcgaggcactaggccttcttggatatgagagcaaccaccacttcctagacaaagccttttaaggaaagctaatatttaatttccttatataactctaggtttaaccaaaaggaacaatcgaatcacaaattcaaaaaaaaaaaaacacaaactcgaataacaaattcgaaaaactagaatctaatgtctcttgtgtttggaatacatacaaagaaaatactagcatgatgcgaaagaaaattactagttatacattttctctgtatgctaataacctcaagatcttctgtcgtgacgatgatcctccaagatgaacaccacccaaaagccttcttcctccttctctaaaatccggccactaccacaagagaacaaaagagagcaaggggaaaggaagaggatgagggtcggccacaagagggatcaccaacaaaagaataagaattgataattcATGAGgcatctcctccccttcttttatattacttgcccaaggtaaataaggaaaagattttaacaaaaattaaaatcttcctctcgttttcccttttccccttttatgtttccttttctttcctcttgattgattcaatcatcaatcatggattgattggccgaccccttgcttaggcaccaagcaagggtggccggccacatcatcaaggagaaaaataatttttataaaattttataaaagaagaaatcctcatataaaattttacaagctctctttcctattgtgaatgttaaaaaaggaaaattttaaaaattaaaaccatgttttaaaatttaaaacttctcttctaaaatttcctttttaacatgattacaaaaagagaaagtttcaaatttaaaacttatcttccttttttctaaaaaccatgaggatggttaaaaaatgaaagttttcaaattttctaaactttcttttaaaccatgtggcctaattcaaataagaaaaatttttaattttaaaaactctcttttaaaacttgtagttttctacaaagagaagattttaaaaaatcaaaacacccctcctatttgaatttattgtggccgacccttcctttGCTTGGGCGCCAAGCATAGGGCCGGccctcttgaggagatggtggtcggcccttggcttggtcaccaagccttgggccggccctcttcttggacaccaagatgggcttttattTAGATGGACTTggggcattaatgaggctacgacagagacctagaggagaaattggttttggccttccgatgagcttgagtatcccgtgttcgccccgaacacacaactcaagttcatcaacaataactcattccactagagagttattattgcactaccgcactaatccccaattacattatgggctccttcttatcatgagtgtgttagtctccctgtgtttaagatatcgaatgtccactaattaattgagtaactgacaactcattttaattaatgtcttagtcaaagagtagtaccactcaacctcattgtcatgtcggactaagtccacctgcagggtttaacattgttggttagtcctaggaaaatgtaccggttccattgtaaaattttttttgcacaagtgtcaaacctttccttaaataacctgttgtgttctttagaagttaaattaggaatcgcagacgaaacttaacatcattgattccaaatttaacttatctgttcttaatggtttagatttaaatcgcaagcggaacttaacactattgattcaaatctacctaagttattaattccattaaatattaatttccaaaattgacttccaggactgcatggcgaggcacatggccttcttggatatgggagcaaccaccaccgcctagacaaagtcttttaaggaaagctaatatttaatttccttaaataactctaggttaaccaaaaagaacaatcgaatcacaaattcgaaaaagaagaaaaatacaaactcgaaaattaaattcgaaaaactagatctaattacctcttgtatttagaattattacaaagaaaataactagtatgatgcgaaagaaaactactagttataccttctctttgtaagataatgacctcaagatcttctgctgtattcctcgcctcaccttagacgtcgtgtgggcgacgatcctccaagatgaacaccacccaaaagcttcttcctcttcttctaaaatccggccaccaccaccaccaaggtgaagagagcaaaagggaaaagagaaggaagagaggggtcggccacttgaggttctccaagcaagagaatgaGAATTGTGTCATGAagtctcctcaccccttcttttatattacttgcccaaggcaaataagggaagaatttttacaaaaattaaaatcttccaagagtttttccttctgtttttccttttctttcattttgattgaatcaatcaccaacattaattttttttgatgattttttattttaattatggtccgccccttgcttgggcaccaagcaaggtggccgacatctcatcaagagaaaaggaaatatattttttaaaaaattttacaagaagaaatcttcttataaaattttcaagctctctttcctaaagtatgagttaaaaaaggaaagttctaaaaattaaaaccatgtttttaaatttaaaacttctcttataaaattttcttttttaacatgatgatagaaaattttaattttaaaacttatcttccttttattttcttaaaccatgaggatggttaaaaaaggaaagttttaaaacttttaaaaccctctattaaaacatgtggcctaattcaaataaggaaacttttaaaaattaaaatctctcttttaaaatttatagttttctataaagagaatattttaaaaattaaaaactaccctccctttttgatttattgtggttggccccttcatgcttggtcaccaagcaaagggtcgacccctatagaagaggatgtggtcggcccttgcttggtcaccaagcattggaccaacccacttcttggacaccaagaagagccttacatttggatggacttgagactataatgaggctacaacagggacctagaggagaaattggttttggccttccaatgagcttgagtatcccgtgctcgcctcgaacacacaactcaagttcatcgataataactcattccactagagagttattatcgcactaccgcaccaatcccaaattacattatgggatccttcttattatgagtgtgttagtctccctgtgtttaagataataaatgtccactaattaagtaagttactgatagctcacttaattaatatctagctccaaaagtagtaccactcaacttcattgtcatgtcggactaagtccatctgcagggtttaacatgacaatccttatgaactcctcttggggacattctcaacctagataactaggacacagattccttctatagtcaataacacacactataagtaatatcatttcccaacttatcggatatattgatttatcgagctaaacctcaccctttgataagtcaaagaaaaaaatattaaatatatgtgcttgttattatattaggattaagagcgcacttccataataactaaggtctagttcttttattaagtcagtacaaaaagaacttacctaaatggttctactcaatacacttaaagtgtaccagtgtaatttattagtcaagataaactaatatttaattacactataactattccgatggtttgttcctttccatcttagttgtgagcaactgcttataatttataaagaaccgtcagCATGATctactgtgtgtgacaccacacaccatgttgtctactatataaattaattgaacaattacatttaacaaataaatgtagatattgaccaatgtgattcttttatttcaaaaataaatgtttacaaaagctaggcttttagtatacactccaacaaacatgacaatccttgtgaactcctcttgggggcattctcaacctagattactaggacacagtttccttctataatcaacaatacacactataagtaatatcatttcccaacttatcggtcctattgatttatcgagctaaatctcaccctttgataagtaaaaaaaaataaatactaaatatatgtgcttgttattttattaggattaaaaggacatacttccataataactaaggtctagttcttttattaagtcagtataaaaagaacttaccttaaatggtcctactcaatacacttagagcgtattagtgtaatttattagttaagataaactaatacctaattatactacgactattccaacggtttgttcctttccatcttagtcgtgagcaactgtttataatttgtaaagaactgataacacgatcttctgtgtgtgacaccacacatcatgttatctacaatataaattaattgaacaattacacttaacaaataaatgtagacaattgaccaatgtgattcttttatttcaaaaaataaatgtttacaaaaactaagcttttagtatacactctaacaaccacacgctcccttctcgtccgccggtgtactcttccggagCACCtaatccctcagatgcaccgagcccgtcagcccTCTCCCGTGTCatgcttctcgctagctgcgtcttttgctcgacgccCTGTGCTTCTAAGtgtctgcacacttagacacagggttaaacacaacaggacctaatttaacttatttgatcatatcaaaactattttGGGGTACCAACAGTGATAAGGTAACCCACACTTATTGAAATCCACTCAGCTATGGCTAAGTGGATTTAGACAGGGAAGGCCGACACTGTGGAATGTTGATAGAGTGAAGCTAGTTGGACCTAGTGTATTGCAAACGTCATAAATGCAAGAAAAAAATCCTAGGATAACGTGTCTCGCTATTATTTTATCTTTTGTTGATGTCATAAATGTCCCCTTTCTAATACCACCATGTGACCCTCATATTTGTTCCAGACAAAATAGTTGACATACGACATTCAGTACAGATGACGATATACCTGCCTTCTAATCCAACGGGCCTGGTGATCAGCTCATCTTTCAATGCAATCATATGGTTCATTTCACATGATCCTTCTTTAAAAATACTTACGGCTTCTCCCATACACCCACACTGCATCTATGTTGAGcttcttcattttcttccttcaGCAACCTCACCAACCTTTTCGTTTTCATCTACTCATGGTCTCCCTTTATTCTTCCCTTTTTCTTGAGGTATATTTTCTTGAATTAACCTTTTCTTCAAATCATCCATGAATGCTTCCACTTTGTGGTATACTCAGCTAATCTTGAACTTCACTGGGATAGACCTAGATGATCTTCATTTTACTTACAAGACCCCTTACTCCCTTCATGTAGATGTAATCATGCCAACCAAAAATGACTGCCCTCATAGGCCACTTGTCGGCTATGTGGCCTTCTTTAAGGACCAAGTCCTAGCGGGTCTTCATTTCCTCATCCCTAATTTTTTCTTCGACTTGAGCTGGTACTTCCATATTTCCCTTTGCCAATTTGTCCCAAACTATATTCGTATTTTGTGTGAGGTTGTCATCCTATTCCATTTGTATGAAATTCCCTGACTCCTCGAGTGTTTCATTATTTCTTTGTTCATCAATGGCAAACTAACAACATCTTCCGTTTTCAA contains:
- the LOC122012264 gene encoding transcription factor JUNGBRUNNEN 1-like, which gives rise to MKKVERAEDHEAPAPAAEVEEDDAMLPGFRFHPTDEELVGFYLRRKVEKKRLSIEIIKEMDIYKHEPWDLPKMMTTAGEKEWYFFCRRGRKYRNSVRPNRVTGCGFWKATGIDRPIHASGQCIGLKKSLVYYRGHAGKGTKTDWMMHEFRLPTGGKSNAGGAGTATAASKNTASTQEAEVWTICRIFQRSASYKKQPNSYRTSTPTKSPPESSSITNCFDPDDYMCCSSSAGGSPVEDLLQVENYYQENNQVANVDDVGGAQSDQSPPLCPSLEQSPDSIDFERDTIWEELGRIAEFLADENFSLENNCGYSYNSVMDDVVV